In a genomic window of Flavobacterium lipolyticum:
- a CDS encoding TetR/AcrR family transcriptional regulator — protein sequence MARTKEFDEDKALDKAIEIFWCKGYNGTSAQDLVTHLGLSRSSLYDTFGDKQKLFSKALRRYLEHGQEATRNLLNQSEDIKETLTEIFKQAVIESLDDRMTKGCFVVNAAVELAMHDEEIAKIVSDNRQTVEEIFLTAVKKGQQAGQISTQLEARMLARFIFNNYTGIRVLARSGENDKKVYDDILKAMFSVL from the coding sequence ATGGCCAGAACAAAAGAATTTGATGAGGATAAGGCTCTGGATAAAGCGATAGAAATTTTTTGGTGTAAAGGATATAACGGTACTTCGGCACAGGATCTGGTAACGCATTTGGGGTTAAGTCGTTCGAGTTTGTATGATACTTTTGGAGACAAACAGAAACTTTTTTCAAAAGCTTTAAGAAGATATCTGGAACATGGGCAGGAAGCCACAAGAAACCTTTTGAACCAATCAGAAGATATAAAAGAAACCTTAACTGAGATTTTTAAACAGGCGGTTATTGAAAGTCTGGATGACCGAATGACAAAGGGGTGTTTTGTAGTAAATGCTGCTGTTGAACTCGCGATGCATGACGAAGAGATTGCTAAAATTGTGAGCGATAACCGACAAACAGTGGAGGAGATTTTTTTGACAGCAGTAAAAAAAGGACAGCAGGCAGGACAAATTTCAACGCAATTAGAAGCAAGAATGCTGGCTCGTTTTATCTTTAATAATTATACCGGAATCAGGGTGTTGGCTCGCTCCGGAGAGAACGATAAGAAGGTTTACGATGATATTCTGAAAGCGATGTTTTCAGTATTGTGA
- a CDS encoding four helix bundle protein, translating into MSNFKNLLIWQKSMALTTKIYFSTKHFPKEEIFGLTSQIRRCSISIPSNIAEGFGRESDKDLLRFLSISVGSLFEMQTQLEIAKNISYLKEDDFNNLYEDSREVERMLVSFIKKIKQRN; encoded by the coding sequence ATGAGTAATTTTAAAAATCTGCTTATCTGGCAAAAATCAATGGCTCTCACTACCAAAATTTATTTTTCAACAAAACATTTTCCAAAAGAAGAAATCTTCGGATTGACTTCACAAATTAGGCGTTGCTCCATCTCTATCCCCAGCAATATTGCAGAGGGATTTGGAAGAGAAAGTGACAAAGATCTTTTACGTTTTTTGAGTATTTCCGTTGGGTCATTGTTTGAAATGCAAACCCAACTTGAAATTGCAAAAAACATATCTTATTTAAAAGAAGACGATTTTAACAATCTATACGAGGACAGTCGCGAAGTAGAACGGATGTTAGTTTCTTTTATAAAAAAAATAAAACAAAGAAACTAA
- the gloA2 gene encoding SMU1112c/YaeR family gloxylase I-like metalloprotein: MLTLNKVHHIAILCSDYQKSKTFYTEVLGLTIIREIYREERQSYKLDLALNGTYIVELFSFPNPPKRPSRPEAVGLRHLAFEVINLEETIAFLNTKNIESEPIRIDEFTDKRFTFIADPDELPIEFYER, translated from the coding sequence ATGCTTACCTTAAATAAAGTTCACCATATTGCCATTTTATGCTCGGATTATCAAAAATCTAAAACATTCTATACCGAAGTTTTGGGACTTACCATTATTAGAGAAATCTATCGCGAGGAGCGTCAATCCTACAAACTCGATTTGGCTCTGAATGGTACTTATATCGTCGAATTGTTTTCGTTTCCTAATCCTCCAAAAAGGCCTTCAAGACCCGAAGCTGTCGGATTGCGTCATTTGGCTTTTGAAGTCATTAACTTAGAGGAAACCATCGCTTTTTTAAACACTAAAAATATCGAATCAGAACCTATCCGAATCGATGAGTTTACCGATAAGCGATTCACTTTTATTGCCGATCCAGACGAATTGCCTATTGAATTTTATGAAAGATAA
- a CDS encoding sugar O-acetyltransferase: MKTEKEKMIAGEYYLAGDPILVKERRKAKNLLQRLNVTEYRMTKKAKEILAELIPNAGKSFYIEPPFHCDYGYNISCGDNVYFNVNCVVLDCAPVNIGSNVFFAPNVQIYTATHPLDAELRKTLENALPISIGDDCWIGGNTVICPGITIGKGCVIGAGSVVTKDIPDNSLAVGNPAKIIRKLNQEPQ; the protein is encoded by the coding sequence ATGAAAACCGAAAAGGAAAAAATGATTGCCGGAGAATATTATCTGGCAGGTGACCCTATTTTAGTAAAAGAACGCCGAAAAGCCAAAAACTTACTGCAGCGCTTAAACGTCACCGAATACCGAATGACCAAAAAAGCCAAGGAAATTTTAGCAGAATTGATTCCGAATGCAGGCAAGAGTTTTTATATAGAACCTCCTTTTCATTGTGACTATGGCTACAATATTTCCTGTGGCGATAACGTTTATTTTAATGTAAACTGTGTTGTTCTGGACTGTGCTCCGGTCAATATTGGTTCAAATGTGTTCTTTGCACCAAACGTTCAAATTTATACCGCCACGCATCCACTTGACGCTGAGCTCAGAAAAACACTCGAAAATGCCTTACCCATTTCTATCGGGGACGATTGCTGGATTGGCGGAAATACGGTAATCTGTCCGGGGATCACCATCGGAAAAGGTTGTGTGATTGGTGCAGGATCAGTAGTGACCAAAGATATTCCCGACAACTCACTGGCCGTTGGAAATCCGGCAAAAATTATTCGAAAATTAAATCAGGAACCCCAATAA
- a CDS encoding DUF2141 domain-containing protein, giving the protein MVKIITLLMLFICSLLSAQNVNLTVAVSGLKNNKGTVRVGLYNSDTTFLKTTYKSIVSEIKNNEATVTFVGVPKGEYGISTYHDENSNGKLDRNMMGIPSEDYACSNNAKGFMGPPIYNDAKFSVNNDSKVNIVF; this is encoded by the coding sequence ATGGTCAAAATTATCACTTTACTTATGCTGTTTATCTGCAGTTTGTTATCTGCGCAGAATGTAAACCTTACAGTTGCTGTTTCAGGTTTGAAAAACAATAAAGGAACTGTTAGAGTAGGTTTGTACAATTCCGATACAACATTTCTTAAAACGACTTACAAAAGCATAGTTTCCGAAATTAAAAATAATGAAGCTACGGTAACTTTTGTTGGGGTTCCCAAAGGAGAATACGGAATCTCGACTTATCATGACGAAAACAGCAACGGAAAACTGGACCGCAATATGATGGGAATTCCTTCTGAAGATTATGCCTGTTCGAATAATGCCAAAGGATTTATGGGACCTCCAATCTATAACGATGCTAAATTTAGCGTAAACAACGATTCAAAAGTTAACATCGTATTTTAA
- a CDS encoding DinB family protein, with protein sequence MSESKRISNLYQSIYNGDPWLEVNLTRTLENITAAQAYRKINPNLNTIWEITNHLIQWRRNILNRMQGETVITPDHNYFVPVLDPSEAAWEQSLQSLAKSQEAWSTFFQDFDDADLAKIYVHNGHTYYEHLHGIIQHDVYHLGQIVILKKLL encoded by the coding sequence ATGTCAGAAAGCAAAAGAATTTCAAATCTGTATCAATCCATTTATAATGGTGATCCATGGCTGGAAGTTAACTTAACCAGAACTTTAGAAAATATAACTGCCGCACAGGCCTACCGGAAGATAAATCCTAACTTAAATACCATTTGGGAAATTACCAACCATTTGATCCAATGGAGAAGAAACATTCTAAACCGTATGCAGGGAGAGACGGTAATAACGCCGGATCACAACTATTTTGTGCCTGTATTGGATCCATCAGAAGCGGCCTGGGAGCAATCACTTCAAAGTCTGGCAAAATCACAGGAAGCCTGGAGTACTTTCTTTCAGGATTTTGATGATGCCGATTTGGCTAAAATATATGTGCATAATGGTCATACTTATTATGAACATCTTCACGGAATTATTCAGCATGATGTGTATCATTTAGGACAAATTGTTATCTTGAAAAAACTTCTTTAA
- a CDS encoding IS1096 element passenger TnpR family protein, producing MVYKFRVILDAEEDIFRDIAILEDDTLEDLHNAIFNAFGFDGMEVASFYTCDETWNQEDEIPLFDTGDVPGEQRTMGDYPLSSILDEQNTKIIYVYDFINMWTFLVELAAIEDQIAGAPYPETLFSHGEMPDEATEKNFEADMHDDIYGEFEDDLDEDDLDMFEGDDSFEDYGFEENWN from the coding sequence ATGGTTTATAAATTTAGAGTAATTCTAGACGCCGAAGAAGATATTTTTAGAGACATTGCTATTCTTGAAGACGATACTCTTGAGGATTTACACAATGCTATCTTCAACGCTTTTGGTTTTGACGGAATGGAAGTGGCTTCGTTTTATACTTGTGATGAAACCTGGAATCAGGAAGATGAAATTCCACTTTTTGATACTGGTGACGTTCCCGGTGAGCAAAGAACGATGGGCGATTATCCGTTATCTTCTATTTTAGACGAACAAAATACCAAAATTATCTATGTATATGATTTCATCAATATGTGGACATTCTTAGTTGAATTAGCTGCTATTGAAGATCAAATCGCAGGAGCTCCATATCCTGAAACATTATTTTCACATGGAGAAATGCCGGACGAAGCTACAGAAAAGAACTTTGAAGCCGACATGCACGACGATATCTACGGAGAATTTGAAGACGATCTTGATGAAGATGATCTTGACATGTTCGAAGGCGATGACAGCTTTGAAGATTACGGATTTGAGGAAAATTGGAATTAG
- a CDS encoding chloride channel protein gives MNKTAKIKKNHQFIVLKKLVIVSVLIGFLSAFLGISLKKITEYYEEIFFHEVSVNPVFYILFPVFGLSVIYFLRQYLFKKKENKGIKEVFESTKSSSKNLPSYKIPSHFINGLLTVIFGGSTGIEVSTVVATATIGSVAQQKENVFRQYKTELICAGVAAGVTALFSSPIAGILFALEVISRKVTRAFIISNIIAVSIAFGLLTILKEEPLFAVSITTWHLKAIPYFILLGILAGVNSVYLTRCVLFFKSQFSRIDTHYYKILIGSVVLSISLFIFPQLYGEGYHAIKGIFTTTSEIPLTLTLSLTFIGILILKPIVTSITLASGGDGGVFAPSLFIGAFLGLLLASVLNTFFHVHVIPVNFMIIGMAAVLSASIHAPFTAIFLVCGLTNDYTLFLPILVVCLISKYTAKMIYPYTVYSYSPSISK, from the coding sequence ATGAACAAAACGGCGAAAATCAAAAAAAATCATCAATTTATTGTCCTCAAAAAATTAGTTATTGTTTCCGTGTTAATTGGCTTTCTTTCTGCCTTTTTAGGAATCTCACTCAAAAAAATCACCGAATATTACGAAGAAATTTTCTTTCATGAAGTCTCCGTAAATCCTGTTTTTTATATCCTCTTCCCTGTTTTTGGATTATCCGTTATTTACTTTCTCAGACAATATCTCTTTAAGAAAAAAGAAAACAAGGGCATTAAAGAGGTTTTCGAAAGCACCAAATCCTCTTCCAAAAACTTGCCTTCTTATAAAATTCCGTCCCACTTCATCAACGGATTACTGACGGTTATCTTTGGAGGTTCTACCGGAATTGAGGTTTCAACCGTAGTGGCCACCGCCACCATTGGCTCTGTTGCACAACAAAAAGAAAATGTCTTTCGCCAATACAAAACCGAACTAATATGTGCAGGAGTTGCAGCAGGAGTAACCGCTTTATTCAGCAGTCCGATTGCGGGAATTTTATTTGCTTTAGAAGTAATCTCCAGAAAAGTAACACGCGCTTTTATTATTTCCAATATTATTGCCGTTTCCATTGCTTTTGGTTTACTTACTATCTTGAAAGAAGAGCCGCTATTTGCCGTATCTATTACCACCTGGCATTTAAAAGCCATTCCTTACTTCATTCTTTTAGGAATTCTGGCCGGAGTAAATTCTGTTTATCTGACCCGTTGCGTTTTATTTTTTAAATCTCAATTCTCACGAATCGATACGCATTATTATAAAATTTTAATTGGTTCAGTGGTTTTAAGTATTTCTCTTTTTATTTTCCCTCAATTGTATGGAGAAGGATATCACGCTATAAAAGGAATATTCACCACTACTTCTGAAATTCCATTAACACTGACTTTATCACTAACCTTTATTGGTATATTAATTCTAAAACCAATCGTTACCTCAATCACATTGGCTTCCGGAGGCGATGGCGGTGTATTTGCTCCAAGCTTGTTCATTGGTGCTTTTTTAGGATTACTATTGGCCTCTGTATTGAATACCTTTTTTCATGTACACGTAATTCCGGTAAACTTTATGATTATTGGTATGGCAGCTGTATTAAGCGCCAGCATCCACGCTCCTTTTACAGCAATATTCTTAGTCTGTGGCTTAACCAACGATTATACTCTATTTCTGCCTATTCTCGTAGTTTGCCTGATTTCTAAATATACTGCAAAAATGATATATCCTTACACTGTATATTCTTATTCTCCCAGCATTTCAAAATAA
- a CDS encoding YciI family protein, with product MKKNLFLLTFFIVNTIALSQESETKFDEKLAKSLNADEYGMKKYVFCLLKSGSNTTASKEESKKLFEGHMENIGKLAKEGKLVVAGPFMKNDRNYRGIYIFNVETIEEAKALVATDPAIKANLLEAELTPWYATAALQETLKIHDKIAKKKI from the coding sequence ATGAAAAAAAATCTCTTTTTACTCACATTCTTTATAGTTAATACTATCGCTCTTTCTCAGGAATCAGAAACTAAATTCGATGAAAAACTCGCTAAATCTCTGAATGCCGACGAATATGGAATGAAAAAATATGTCTTCTGCCTTTTAAAATCCGGAAGCAACACCACCGCATCCAAAGAAGAAAGCAAGAAACTGTTTGAAGGTCATATGGAAAATATTGGAAAATTAGCCAAAGAAGGAAAATTGGTTGTTGCCGGTCCTTTTATGAAAAACGATCGAAATTATCGCGGCATCTACATTTTTAATGTTGAAACCATAGAGGAAGCAAAAGCATTGGTAGCTACAGATCCTGCCATAAAAGCCAATCTGCTGGAAGCCGAATTAACCCCTTGGTACGCCACAGCAGCTTTGCAGGAAACCTTAAAAATACACGACAAAATTGCCAAGAAAAAAATATAA
- a CDS encoding 2TM domain-containing protein: MKDHRNSFADLKSGTIMCFKISMVFTILFCAFLGTDLNIENVLLTFGISCLYSFGLGFGNGFINVLLDKKWDWLEQTNLRVYYGILITILYTVPVVLGINYVVCVFVQDLPPDQFFSERMIWAHLFYVILSLGVSTFMQARSFMVKWKQASKFEVTQQKIIAGTANAKFESLKNQIDPHFLFNSLNVLSSLIEENPDNAQRFTTSLSKIYRYVLEQKDKELVSVEDELSFAKTYMNLLKMRFENSLFYELPTSNINPDAKVVPLSLQLLLENTVKHNIVSEQKPLHIRIFVEGDYLAIQNDFQKKEVLQDRQGVGLQNIVNRYSIVTNRKVLIEQNEENFTVKIPILTKQITVMETSAEYSDENKAYFRAKKRVEELKGFYGNVISYCCVIPFLIFINLRYSPGFQWFWFSALGWGFGVVMHAFKVFGYSSDWEERKIREILERENKQKNWK, translated from the coding sequence ATGAAAGATCATAGAAACTCATTTGCTGATTTAAAAAGTGGAACAATTATGTGTTTCAAGATTTCTATGGTCTTTACCATTTTATTCTGTGCCTTTCTTGGTACCGATTTAAATATTGAAAATGTATTACTAACCTTCGGGATAAGCTGCCTTTACTCTTTTGGATTGGGCTTTGGTAACGGATTTATTAACGTTCTTTTAGATAAAAAATGGGATTGGCTGGAACAAACCAATCTAAGGGTGTACTACGGAATTTTGATTACCATATTGTATACCGTTCCGGTTGTTTTGGGAATCAATTATGTTGTTTGTGTATTTGTTCAGGACCTTCCGCCGGATCAGTTTTTTAGTGAAAGAATGATTTGGGCACACCTTTTTTATGTGATTCTGTCTCTCGGAGTATCAACTTTCATGCAGGCCCGAAGCTTTATGGTGAAGTGGAAACAGGCATCCAAATTTGAAGTAACACAGCAAAAGATTATTGCAGGAACGGCCAATGCAAAATTCGAAAGTTTAAAAAATCAAATAGACCCGCATTTTCTTTTTAACAGTTTAAACGTTCTTAGTTCTTTAATCGAAGAAAATCCGGATAATGCACAACGATTTACGACCTCTTTATCTAAAATCTATCGCTACGTTTTAGAGCAAAAAGACAAGGAGCTGGTTTCTGTTGAAGATGAACTGTCGTTTGCTAAAACCTATATGAATTTGCTTAAAATGCGATTCGAGAACAGTTTGTTTTATGAATTACCAACGAGCAATATCAATCCCGATGCAAAAGTAGTTCCGCTATCCTTGCAGCTTTTATTAGAGAATACAGTAAAACACAATATCGTTAGCGAGCAAAAACCTTTGCATATCAGGATTTTTGTAGAGGGAGATTATCTGGCGATACAAAATGATTTTCAGAAGAAAGAAGTTTTGCAGGACAGGCAGGGAGTAGGATTGCAGAACATTGTGAACCGATATTCAATTGTAACTAACAGAAAAGTTCTGATTGAACAAAACGAAGAAAATTTCACCGTTAAAATTCCAATTTTAACCAAACAAATTACAGTCATGGAAACAAGTGCAGAATATAGCGACGAAAATAAAGCTTATTTCAGAGCTAAGAAAAGAGTAGAAGAACTAAAAGGTTTTTACGGTAACGTAATTTCATATTGTTGTGTGATACCATTTTTAATTTTTATAAATTTGAGGTATTCTCCTGGATTTCAGTGGTTTTGGTTCTCGGCTTTAGGCTGGGGGTTTGGGGTTGTCATGCATGCTTTTAAAGTATTTGGGTACAGCTCAGATTGGGAAGAACGAAAAATAAGAGAGATTCTGGAACGGGAAAACAAACAAAAAAACTGGAAGTAG
- a CDS encoding 2TM domain-containing protein, with product MEKDFIEAERFYQAKKKVKEIREFYEHLAVFILVNIIVIAVNLITSPEYLWFVWCVLGWGVGVVIHGLTVFDIPPFFSKDWEEKKIKEILEKERTSKSKNNYGN from the coding sequence ATGGAAAAGGATTTTATTGAAGCAGAACGTTTTTATCAGGCCAAGAAAAAAGTAAAAGAAATTAGAGAGTTTTACGAGCACCTGGCGGTTTTTATACTGGTAAACATTATTGTGATAGCCGTAAATCTTATAACCTCGCCCGAATATTTATGGTTTGTCTGGTGCGTTTTGGGTTGGGGAGTAGGAGTAGTCATTCATGGACTGACAGTGTTTGATATCCCGCCATTTTTCAGTAAAGACTGGGAGGAGAAGAAAATCAAAGAAATTTTGGAAAAAGAAAGAACCAGCAAATCTAAAAATAATTATGGAAACTAA
- a CDS encoding TonB-dependent receptor, which produces MKTKITFILLFFTIFTFAQNTISGKVVDQKGKPVQGANIYIDGTYDGATSAEDGSFSFETSEKGNKFLVVSFLLFETFKQEIDVTNYKDQTVKLRENVNALDAVVITAGTLESGDKARVSVLKPLDIVTTAGSAGNIIAALQTLPGTQSVGEDGRLFVRGGEASETQTFVDGLRVAQPYGATTNNLPTRSRFSPFLFSGIAFSTGGYSAEYGEALSSVLLLNTQDEPDQNKTDIALMTVGLGVGNTQKWKKSSFSINTNYINLAPYQAVIPQNVDWNNPYQSLGGEAVYRYNFERGIFKFYAAFDAEKFDLNQKNVNFANPIRTDLDNNNFYLNASYKGDFGTGWQLTSGVSYGYSKNKIKFDINDVDNNENAAQLKLKLRKNISNYFKLSFGADYFITKFNENFTDNNTIKTANGYDSNIAAFYTEGDILFSKKLAAKVGFRLSNNSLLNETNIAPRASLAYKISKTSQFSFAYGDFTQTPVVDYIKYSKYHQFESEKARHYILNYQFTKPGQTFRAEAYYKDYSNLVQYNTREIQYNSVFNNNGSGYAKGLDLFWRDSNLHKNLEYWISYSYIDSERQYKNFPAMVTPSFVAHHTLSVVTKYFITDWKSQIGFTNSFSSGRPYNDPNQTQFMNGRTKAYNSLSFNWAYLLTTQKILYFSVSNVLGTQNVFGYDYARNPDTNGVYNRQAVIPTADRFFFVGFFWTISQNKNENQLKNL; this is translated from the coding sequence ATGAAAACCAAAATTACTTTTATTTTATTATTCTTTACCATTTTTACTTTTGCCCAGAATACGATTTCAGGAAAAGTGGTTGATCAAAAAGGAAAGCCGGTTCAGGGCGCTAATATTTACATAGACGGAACTTATGACGGAGCGACAAGTGCTGAAGATGGTAGTTTTTCATTTGAAACCAGTGAAAAAGGAAATAAATTTTTGGTAGTGAGTTTTTTGCTTTTCGAAACTTTCAAACAGGAAATAGATGTTACCAATTATAAAGATCAAACGGTAAAACTAAGAGAGAATGTAAATGCACTTGACGCCGTTGTTATTACTGCAGGAACATTAGAATCAGGTGATAAAGCAAGAGTTTCAGTTTTAAAACCTCTGGATATTGTGACTACTGCCGGATCAGCGGGAAACATTATTGCAGCTTTACAAACTTTACCGGGAACACAAAGTGTTGGCGAAGATGGACGTTTATTTGTTCGTGGAGGGGAGGCAAGCGAAACACAAACTTTTGTAGACGGACTTCGTGTAGCACAGCCTTATGGCGCAACGACTAATAATTTACCCACCCGAAGCCGATTCTCTCCATTTTTGTTTAGCGGAATTGCGTTTTCAACCGGAGGATATTCCGCAGAATATGGCGAAGCTTTATCAAGTGTTTTGTTGCTAAACACTCAGGATGAACCGGATCAGAATAAAACGGATATTGCTTTAATGACTGTGGGTTTAGGAGTAGGGAATACTCAAAAATGGAAAAAAAGCTCGTTCAGTATCAATACCAATTATATTAATCTGGCACCTTACCAGGCTGTAATTCCGCAAAACGTAGATTGGAATAATCCGTATCAGTCTTTGGGAGGGGAAGCTGTATATCGCTATAATTTTGAGAGAGGAATTTTTAAATTCTACGCTGCTTTTGATGCAGAGAAATTCGATTTGAATCAGAAAAATGTCAATTTCGCTAATCCTATCCGAACGGATCTGGACAACAATAACTTTTATCTGAATGCCTCTTATAAAGGAGATTTTGGAACAGGTTGGCAACTCACATCTGGAGTTAGTTACGGATACAGCAAAAACAAAATTAAGTTTGATATTAATGATGTAGACAACAATGAAAATGCAGCACAGCTAAAATTAAAATTGAGAAAAAACATCTCGAATTATTTCAAGTTGTCATTTGGAGCCGATTATTTCATCACAAAGTTTAATGAAAATTTTACGGATAATAATACTATAAAAACGGCAAATGGCTATGATTCTAATATTGCCGCTTTTTACACCGAAGGAGATATTCTATTCTCGAAAAAACTGGCTGCAAAAGTAGGTTTCCGACTTTCAAATAACAGTTTGCTGAACGAAACCAACATTGCACCAAGAGCTTCTCTGGCTTATAAAATTTCAAAAACCAGTCAGTTTTCATTTGCTTACGGAGATTTTACGCAGACACCAGTAGTTGATTATATTAAATACTCCAAATACCATCAGTTTGAAAGTGAAAAAGCGAGACATTATATCTTAAATTATCAGTTCACCAAACCGGGGCAAACTTTTAGAGCAGAGGCCTACTATAAAGACTATAGCAATTTAGTACAATACAATACGAGAGAAATTCAGTATAATTCGGTTTTCAACAACAACGGTTCGGGTTATGCAAAAGGATTGGATTTGTTTTGGAGAGACAGCAATCTGCATAAAAACCTGGAGTACTGGATTTCTTATTCTTATATCGATTCAGAGAGACAGTACAAGAATTTTCCAGCGATGGTAACTCCTAGTTTTGTGGCTCATCATACCCTGTCTGTCGTAACCAAATATTTTATTACCGATTGGAAATCTCAGATTGGTTTTACTAACAGTTTCAGCTCCGGACGTCCGTACAATGATCCAAATCAGACGCAGTTTATGAATGGAAGAACAAAAGCATATAATAGTTTGAGCTTCAACTGGGCTTATTTGTTAACCACTCAAAAAATTCTGTATTTCTCTGTTTCAAATGTATTGGGAACTCAAAATGTTTTTGGATATGATTATGCAAGGAATCCCGATACCAACGGAGTTTACAACAGACAAGCCGTGATACCAACCGCCGATCGCTTTTTCTTCGTTGGTTTCTTCTGGACCATTAGTCAGAATAAGAATGAGAATCAGTTGAAGAATCTCTAA
- a CDS encoding nucleoid-associated protein → MINLFNTHIDTLSIHRVGNKSRNEAIFLSEQPFNLNDEIVPLIKEYFFKPFREKEENYYQFAHEVDLDYNDMFKYATEIFSNPGNLHEVSKKITTHLFEQSNHPHIKNGEVYITYLTNLSIDNNVVDAIGIFKSELQADFLQFEEKGSNLEMVLQQGINLSKLDKGCLIFNYKKEEGYKILTVDSNRYDARYWLEHFLSVDAFEDENFITKKYLKFCQNFAKDVVLPAEDKKEEVMFMNRSVNYFAKNDQFEEQNFLNEVLDNPELIPEFKNYKVDKGEKYSIEDVTSFPIANAAVSDARKSIKNVINLDTHIQIKMDFINPESAEKFVEKGWDEEKQMYYYLVYFNKEEKS, encoded by the coding sequence ATGATCAACTTATTCAACACCCACATCGATACGCTTTCGATACACCGCGTAGGGAACAAAAGCAGAAACGAAGCGATTTTTTTATCGGAACAACCATTTAATTTAAATGATGAAATTGTTCCTTTGATCAAAGAGTACTTTTTTAAGCCTTTCAGAGAGAAAGAGGAAAACTATTATCAGTTTGCGCACGAAGTTGATTTAGACTACAACGACATGTTTAAATATGCTACAGAAATTTTTAGCAACCCTGGAAATTTACACGAGGTTTCAAAAAAAATTACTACGCATTTATTTGAGCAATCCAATCACCCGCATATTAAAAATGGAGAGGTTTACATCACTTATCTTACCAATCTAAGTATCGACAATAATGTTGTGGATGCTATTGGAATTTTTAAAAGCGAGTTACAAGCCGACTTTTTGCAATTTGAAGAGAAAGGAAGCAATCTTGAAATGGTCCTGCAACAAGGAATCAACTTAAGTAAATTAGATAAAGGATGTTTGATTTTTAACTATAAAAAAGAAGAAGGATACAAAATCCTAACCGTTGACAGCAACCGTTATGACGCGCGCTACTGGTTAGAGCACTTTTTATCTGTTGATGCTTTTGAAGATGAAAACTTCATCACTAAAAAATACTTAAAATTCTGCCAGAACTTCGCCAAAGATGTCGTTTTACCGGCAGAAGACAAAAAAGAAGAAGTAATGTTCATGAACCGATCTGTGAATTATTTCGCAAAAAACGATCAGTTTGAAGAACAAAATTTCTTAAACGAAGTATTAGACAATCCTGAATTAATTCCTGAATTCAAAAACTATAAAGTGGATAAAGGAGAAAAATACAGCATCGAAGATGTAACCTCATTCCCTATTGCCAACGCAGCAGTTTCAGACGCCAGAAAATCGATCAAAAACGTGATTAACCTGGACACACACATTCAGATCAAAATGGATTTTATCAATCCGGAAAGTGCTGAAAAATTTGTTGAAAAAGGCTGGGATGAAGAAAAACAAATGTATTACTACTTAGTGTATTTCAATAAAGAAGAGAAAAGCTAA
- a CDS encoding HPP family protein, producing MPVPNIKRGYRKTRYILYKETLIDYKEHFWSFLGSFVGIGILAYLESIHFGGSDLVYLIGSFGASSVLIYGIIQSPFSQPRNLIGGHLISAIIGVSVNKLVPDIVWIAAPLAVSLSIIFMQITKTLHPPGGATALIAVTASPQIKNLGYMYVLSPVLVGVLILFVTALIFNNMTSSRIYPSHSTYHKHYHKIRKRLSRKG from the coding sequence ATGCCCGTTCCCAACATAAAAAGAGGTTACCGCAAAACACGTTATATCCTTTACAAAGAAACTTTAATTGACTACAAAGAACATTTTTGGTCATTTCTGGGATCTTTTGTCGGAATTGGAATTTTGGCTTATCTGGAGTCGATACATTTTGGAGGAAGTGACCTTGTGTATCTTATTGGTTCATTTGGCGCTTCAAGTGTTTTGATTTACGGAATCATACAAAGTCCGTTTTCACAACCCCGAAATTTAATTGGCGGTCATTTGATTTCAGCAATTATTGGGGTTTCTGTAAATAAATTAGTTCCGGATATTGTCTGGATCGCGGCACCTTTGGCGGTATCTCTTTCTATTATTTTCATGCAGATTACCAAAACACTTCACCCACCCGGAGGAGCCACTGCCCTTATCGCTGTCACCGCTTCCCCGCAAATAAAAAATCTAGGGTATATGTATGTGCTGTCTCCTGTGTTAGTTGGAGTGTTGATTTTATTTGTGACCGCTTTGATTTTCAACAACATGACTTCCAGCAGAATTTACCCAAGTCATAGCACCTACCACAAACACTACCATAAGATTAGAAAACGTCTGAGTAGAAAGGGATAA